The following is a genomic window from Desulforegula conservatrix Mb1Pa.
CGCTAAACAATTTGGGGAATCAGTATAGGATTAAATACAAGGCACGGGAGTATAAAAATGAGAGTGCTGCTGGTAGAAGATGATCAAATGATAGGCACGGCACTTAGGTTGTCTTTGAAAGAAGCTGCATATGCAGTTGACTGGGTCTGCGATGGACAAACAGCTATCAACGCAATTGAGACTCAGACTTATGATTTAATACTTCTGGATCTAGGATTGCCAATTAAGGACGGCACAGATGTATTACGCTGGATCAGGGAACAGATCAATCCGGTTTCATTGCTCATTGTAACAGCTCGTGATGCAGTGGAAGACAGGATAAGCGGATTGGACCTTGGCGCGGATGATTATATCGTAAAACCATTTGAAATGCCTGAACTCCTGGCGCGTATGCGCGCGGTACTAAGGCGCAAAGGCGGCTTAGGCGCTCCTTTGTTGTCAAATGGCGTACTGAATCTTGATCCTGCTTCCCGCGAGGCCAACTTCGAGGGGGCGACTGCGAGACTATCAGCCAGGGAATTCTCACTCTTGCATGCCCTTCTGATTAGGCCAGGAGCAATCCTCTCAAGACAGGAACTCGAAGACCGGATTTATGGATGGAATGAAGAAGTTGAAAGCAATGCAGTTGAATTTTTAATTTATTCCATACGAAAAAAACTTGGCAACAATTCAATTAAAAATATCAGAGGAGTCGGATGGATGGTTTCAAAAGAAAAATAGCCCAGTCATTACAGGTTAAGATATCGGTATGGCTGTCAACGATTATTCTGATTATTGCTGTTCCAGCAGTTATGTTTTCTTTTCTCACGGCTCTTCATGAGGCAAATGAGCTTCAAGATGATCAATTGAGGCAGATAGCAGGCCTTATTGACCAGAACAACCTGCAGATGGTTGATACCTCGTCTATAGATGAAAATCTGGATTTAGATCCTGACAACAGATTAATAGTTCAGTGGTTGGGAACACAATGGACTTATGGCTCCTCCGAAGAAGAACCTCAGATGTTGCCGGGTGATCTGTCAGACGGAATGCATACATTAACGCTGAATAATGAAGATTGGCGGATGTTTGTCCGAACTCTTCGTTCTGGAAAACGGCTTGCTGTTTGCCAGCAGATTGCCGTGCGTGATGAAATTATGCAAGACAGCGCATTAAGAACCCTGATGCCATTTATAGCTGTAATTCCAGTTATTATAATTTTTGTAGGTTTGCTGGTTCGGCAAATGTTTAAGCCTGTGATTCAATTGTCATCCGATCTCTATATGAGGGCAGAAAATGATCTGAGTCCTATAAACAATGAAAAGATTCCTGATGAAGTTCGTCCATTTATAGATTCGGTCAATTGTATGTTTGTCAGGGTTAAGCGTTCCATGGATATGCAAAATCGTTTCGTAACAGATGCTGCCCATGAACTCAGATCGCCCCTTACAGCACTAATGATCCAGGCAGATCAAC
Proteins encoded in this region:
- a CDS encoding response regulator transcription factor, which produces MRVLLVEDDQMIGTALRLSLKEAAYAVDWVCDGQTAINAIETQTYDLILLDLGLPIKDGTDVLRWIREQINPVSLLIVTARDAVEDRISGLDLGADDYIVKPFEMPELLARMRAVLRRKGGLGAPLLSNGVLNLDPASREANFEGATARLSAREFSLLHALLIRPGAILSRQELEDRIYGWNEEVESNAVEFLIYSIRKKLGNNSIKNIRGVGWMVSKEK
- a CDS encoding ATP-binding protein, with translation MDGFKRKIAQSLQVKISVWLSTIILIIAVPAVMFSFLTALHEANELQDDQLRQIAGLIDQNNLQMVDTSSIDENLDLDPDNRLIVQWLGTQWTYGSSEEEPQMLPGDLSDGMHTLTLNNEDWRMFVRTLRSGKRLAVCQQIAVRDEIMQDSALRTLMPFIAVIPVIIIFVGLLVRQMFKPVIQLSSDLYMRAENDLSPINNEKIPDEVRPFIDSVNCMFVRVKRSMDMQNRFVTDAAHELRSPLTALMIQADQLGSVAMSLEAKERLETLQQGMQRMHGLLNQLLTLARVQGQDSNHSVKISVQAVLRRVLEDLMPLAEAKNIDIGLVREADAMVMAPEVSLIILIRNIVDNAIKYSPQNGRIDINIFQTQNDVSIEVVDNGPGISSDNQERVFDPFYRVLGNDTIGSGLGLSIVKAITDRLGGAIFFNSMNIKGLSVTVKLPSYSETT